A genomic window from Aestuariirhabdus litorea includes:
- the gltX gene encoding glutamate--tRNA ligase, which translates to MTVRTRIAPSPTGDPHVGTAYIALFNLAFARQHGGEFILRIEDTDQQRSTPESERMILDSLRWLGLDWDEGPDCGGDRGPYRQSERAEIYQRYAQQLIDEGHAFYCFATPEELDQMRQEQQARGERPQYDGRGLRLSPEEVTRRLEAGEPYVIRMKIPEEGSFRFQDYLRGEVEIPWQQIDMQVLMKQDGLPTYFLANVVDDHLMGITHVFRGEEWLPSAPKLIKLYEYFGWEAPVLGHMPLLRNPDKSKLSKRKNPTSILYYQRMGYLPEALLNYLARMGWSMPDEREKFSLEEMIANFDMKRVSLGGPIFDPEKLDWLNGQWIREELSDEQFVEHLKRWAFNDDYIRPLIPHIKGRVERFSQVAPLAGFMFSGMTDLSATQFEALRLEPNQVRKVLQFVSWFLDDLRHWEKDAIFAGLKALAKAMEVKMGDFMAPIFLSIAGTTSTFSVVDAMQLLGPDLSRARVRHALSLLGSASKKEAKAWEKEYRALEC; encoded by the coding sequence ATGACCGTTCGCACTCGCATCGCGCCTTCGCCCACGGGCGACCCCCACGTTGGTACAGCGTACATCGCGCTGTTCAACTTAGCTTTTGCTCGTCAGCATGGTGGAGAGTTTATCCTCCGTATCGAGGATACCGACCAGCAACGCAGCACCCCCGAGTCAGAGCGGATGATTTTGGATTCCTTGCGCTGGTTGGGGCTCGATTGGGACGAGGGCCCCGATTGTGGCGGCGATCGAGGCCCCTACCGGCAGAGCGAGCGTGCCGAGATCTACCAGCGTTACGCCCAGCAGCTGATCGATGAGGGTCACGCCTTCTACTGTTTTGCCACTCCTGAGGAGCTGGATCAGATGCGTCAGGAGCAGCAGGCTCGGGGCGAGCGACCCCAGTACGACGGTCGTGGACTGCGCCTGAGCCCGGAGGAGGTGACTCGGCGCCTGGAGGCGGGGGAGCCCTATGTGATCCGTATGAAGATCCCGGAGGAGGGCAGTTTCCGCTTCCAGGATTACCTGCGCGGTGAGGTGGAGATTCCCTGGCAGCAGATCGATATGCAGGTACTGATGAAGCAGGATGGCCTGCCCACTTACTTCCTGGCCAACGTGGTGGACGATCACCTGATGGGGATCACCCACGTTTTCCGGGGTGAGGAGTGGTTACCCTCTGCCCCCAAGCTGATCAAGCTGTATGAGTACTTTGGCTGGGAGGCGCCGGTGCTGGGGCATATGCCGCTGTTGCGTAACCCCGACAAGAGCAAGCTCTCGAAACGTAAAAACCCCACCAGTATCCTCTACTACCAGCGTATGGGCTACCTGCCGGAAGCCTTGTTGAACTACCTTGCGCGTATGGGCTGGTCGATGCCGGATGAGCGTGAGAAGTTTTCCCTGGAGGAGATGATCGCCAACTTCGACATGAAGCGGGTCTCTCTGGGGGGACCGATCTTCGACCCGGAAAAACTGGATTGGCTCAATGGACAGTGGATCCGTGAAGAGCTGAGTGATGAGCAGTTCGTTGAGCACCTCAAGCGCTGGGCCTTCAATGATGACTACATTCGCCCCCTGATTCCCCATATCAAGGGTCGGGTCGAGCGCTTTTCCCAGGTTGCTCCACTGGCAGGCTTCATGTTCTCCGGCATGACCGACCTGTCTGCAACCCAGTTCGAGGCGCTGCGCCTGGAGCCTAATCAGGTGCGCAAGGTTTTGCAGTTTGTCTCCTGGTTCCTTGACGATCTGCGGCATTGGGAAAAGGACGCCATTTTCGCTGGCTTAAAGGCGTTGGCCAAAGCGATGGAGGTAAAGATGGGAGACTTTATGGCGCCCATCTTTCTCTCCATTGCCGGCACCACCTCTACTTTCTCGGTGGTTGATGCCATGCAGTTGCTGGGGCCGGATCTGAGCCGGGCGCGCGTTCGCCACGCATTGAGCCTGCTGGGAAGCGCTTCTAAAAAAGAGGCCAAAGCCTGGGAAAAGGAGTACCGCGCTCTGGAATGCTAG
- a CDS encoding sulfite exporter TauE/SafE family protein, giving the protein MWLLTGVLIGAVLGLTGAGGSVFAVPMLVLGAGLAMQDATGIALGVVASSAAVGVLLRAGSGVLALRPALLLTLSGSITVVVGQQLALVIPELWLSLLFLVLALVIALRMWRQAPDQGSEVRHPRANLPPNGGAGDSNGWEWPPLVIAGGVAGMLAGIFGVGGGFFIVPMLVFLTRMAMPVAVGTSLLVILGLSLTGFMSYLLRAPQLNGLLLTWLAAGGAMGMWLGSRTAAHLNGQGLQRAFAVTIGVLSLLSLLKNAL; this is encoded by the coding sequence ATGTGGCTGCTGACGGGGGTGCTCATCGGTGCCGTTCTCGGGTTGACCGGAGCCGGCGGGTCTGTGTTTGCGGTCCCGATGCTGGTACTGGGCGCCGGGCTTGCGATGCAGGATGCCACAGGCATTGCGCTGGGGGTGGTGGCCTCCAGTGCCGCGGTTGGGGTGTTGCTACGCGCAGGCAGTGGGGTACTGGCCCTGCGCCCGGCGTTGCTACTGACCCTCAGCGGATCAATCACGGTTGTGGTCGGCCAGCAGCTGGCCTTGGTGATCCCCGAGCTCTGGCTGTCGCTTCTGTTTCTGGTGCTGGCGCTGGTGATTGCCCTCAGGATGTGGCGGCAGGCGCCCGACCAGGGCAGCGAGGTGAGACACCCGCGCGCGAACCTGCCCCCTAATGGCGGTGCAGGGGATAGCAACGGGTGGGAGTGGCCTCCGCTGGTGATTGCCGGCGGGGTTGCGGGCATGCTGGCGGGCATTTTCGGCGTAGGCGGCGGCTTTTTCATCGTGCCGATGCTGGTGTTCCTGACCCGTATGGCGATGCCGGTCGCTGTGGGGACCTCCCTGCTGGTGATCCTGGGGTTGAGCCTGACCGGGTTTATGAGTTACCTGCTCCGCGCACCGCAGCTGAACGGATTGTTGTTGACCTGGCTGGCGGCCGGTGGGGCTATGGGGATGTGGCTGGGCAGCCGAACGGCTGCTCACCTCAATGGGCAGGGGTTACAACGCGCCTTTGCGGTAACCATTGGTGTGTTGTCGCTGCTGAGCCTACTGAAAAACGCGCTCTGA
- a CDS encoding aminotransferase class V-fold PLP-dependent enzyme, whose protein sequence is MSQEQLIKRIRDGVIGEGAALATPFGVRPLVYADYTASGRSLGFIEDYIRSQVLPWYANTHTETSATGLQTTRLREDARKLIKASVKAAEEDLVIFCGSGATAAIHKLVDILNLRLPANLEDRYRLLEQIPPAQRPVVFIGPYEHHSNELPWRESIADLVTIGLDEAGDIDLIQLQQALERYQSRPLKLGSFSAGSNVTGLLTDTRSISQLLHRYGALSCWDYAAAAPYVGINMQGDEPGAHQDALFISPHKFVGGPGTPGVLVVNRALLTNPVPSVPGGGTVSWVSPVSHSYLPAGERREEGGTPAIVESIRAGLVFQLKDAVGADTIEALEHQWVSRALGRWTQHPAIEVLGDLHKPRTSILSFQIRHGERVLHHGFVTALLNDLFGIQVRGGCSCAGPYGHELLGMDLQTSGALEESILRGDKVLKPGWVRLNFNYFIGEETFDYLVRAVELVADYGWRLLGHYQFDGQRGVWSYKGQAMEAPVRLDGISYRGGDMHYEPVPQSPLESLSSYLVEAESLMRDAAVQINNCSVELDATAQSLRWFSLPTDAADPEPCLKAG, encoded by the coding sequence ATGTCACAAGAGCAGTTGATCAAACGTATTCGCGATGGGGTTATTGGTGAGGGTGCGGCGCTGGCTACCCCTTTTGGGGTCCGCCCATTGGTGTACGCCGATTACACAGCTTCGGGTCGTTCGCTGGGTTTTATCGAAGACTATATCCGTAGCCAGGTGTTGCCCTGGTACGCCAATACCCACACGGAAACCTCCGCCACCGGCTTGCAGACCACCCGCCTGCGGGAAGATGCGCGCAAGCTGATCAAGGCTTCGGTGAAGGCGGCCGAGGAGGACCTGGTCATTTTCTGTGGCTCCGGGGCAACGGCGGCCATCCATAAACTGGTGGATATTTTGAATCTGCGCCTTCCGGCCAACCTGGAGGATCGATACCGCCTGCTCGAGCAGATACCTCCGGCGCAGCGCCCGGTGGTCTTTATCGGCCCCTACGAGCACCACTCCAATGAGTTACCCTGGCGGGAATCGATTGCGGATCTGGTGACGATCGGACTCGATGAGGCCGGCGATATTGACCTGATCCAGCTGCAGCAGGCCCTCGAACGCTACCAATCCCGTCCCCTCAAGCTCGGGAGCTTTTCGGCCGGCTCCAACGTCACTGGCCTGCTGACGGACACCCGTTCGATCAGCCAGTTGCTGCACCGCTACGGCGCGCTTTCGTGCTGGGATTACGCGGCCGCGGCTCCCTATGTTGGAATCAATATGCAGGGGGATGAGCCCGGCGCTCACCAGGATGCGCTTTTTATCTCTCCACACAAGTTTGTCGGTGGCCCGGGTACCCCGGGGGTACTGGTGGTGAATCGTGCGTTGCTCACTAACCCTGTACCCAGTGTGCCCGGTGGCGGAACCGTCTCCTGGGTTTCACCGGTATCCCACAGCTACCTGCCGGCGGGAGAGCGGCGGGAGGAGGGGGGCACCCCTGCCATTGTCGAGTCTATTCGTGCGGGGCTGGTGTTCCAACTAAAGGATGCGGTGGGTGCCGACACTATCGAGGCACTGGAGCATCAGTGGGTCAGCAGGGCGCTGGGGCGCTGGACGCAGCATCCCGCTATTGAGGTGTTGGGGGATCTCCATAAACCACGTACCAGTATCCTCTCTTTCCAGATACGCCATGGGGAGCGGGTGCTGCATCACGGCTTTGTGACGGCCCTCCTGAATGATCTCTTTGGTATTCAGGTGCGCGGAGGCTGCTCTTGCGCCGGTCCCTATGGGCACGAGTTGCTGGGCATGGACCTGCAGACCAGTGGGGCGCTGGAGGAGTCCATTCTTCGCGGCGATAAGGTGCTGAAGCCGGGTTGGGTGCGTCTCAACTTTAACTACTTTATTGGTGAAGAGACCTTTGACTACCTGGTGCGCGCGGTGGAGCTGGTGGCCGACTACGGCTGGCGACTGCTGGGGCACTATCAGTTTGATGGTCAGCGCGGGGTCTGGAGCTATAAGGGGCAGGCGATGGAGGCCCCGGTTCGGCTGGATGGGATCAGTTACCGGGGGGGCGATATGCACTACGAACCGGTTCCCCAGTCGCCGCTGGAGTCACTGTCCAGCTATCTGGTGGAAGCGGAGTCGTTGATGCGTGATGCGGCTGTACAGATCAATAACTGCTCGGTGGAGCTGGATGCAACGGCCCAATCACTGCGCTGGTTCAGCTTGCCCACGGATGCTGCCGATCCTGAACCCTGTCTCAAGGCGGGCTAG
- a CDS encoding Lrp/AsnC family transcriptional regulator, which translates to MRLLAILQSDVSLSVEEMAERVGLTKTPCWRRIQKLEKSGVVLRKVALLDAHQLDLGVSVFVQVKTSEHNAKWLQSFSSVVASFPEVVEFYRMSGEYDYLLRVVVGDIAAYDRFYKRFIEATSLTNVTSNFAMEQIKYSTELPLPT; encoded by the coding sequence ATGAGATTGCTTGCTATTTTGCAAAGCGATGTTAGTCTTTCTGTTGAAGAGATGGCTGAGCGTGTAGGGCTCACCAAAACACCCTGCTGGCGGCGCATACAGAAGCTGGAAAAGAGTGGGGTGGTGCTTCGCAAAGTGGCGCTGCTCGATGCCCACCAGCTGGACCTTGGGGTCTCGGTTTTTGTGCAGGTGAAAACCAGCGAGCACAACGCCAAATGGCTGCAGTCGTTTTCGTCTGTGGTGGCCTCCTTCCCGGAGGTGGTGGAGTTTTACCGGATGAGTGGTGAGTACGATTACCTGTTGCGGGTTGTGGTCGGGGATATTGCAGCCTACGACCGGTTTTACAAACGCTTTATCGAAGCCACCAGTCTCACTAATGTGACCTCCAACTTTGCGATGGAACAGATCAAGTACAGTACGGAGCTTCCGTTACCAACCTGA
- a CDS encoding propionyl-CoA synthetase: MSYQQEYARSIEDPQGFWKEKADAISWFKAPQTILSKDENGIDRWFADGELNTAYLALDYHVESGRGEQTALIYDSPVTGSKRKYSYNELLDEVSRTAGMLASQGVGRGDRVVIYMPMIPQAAMAMLACARLGAIHSVVFGGFAPNELAVRIDDAQPKVVLSASCGIEVNRIIDYKPMLDEALSIAKHKPVASIVFQREQSPAALDGSIDHDWMTLLASAEAVGCTPVLATDPLYVLYTSGTTGKPKGVVRDNGGHAVAMHYSMKAIYNMEAGDVFWAASDVGWVVGHSYIVYAPLIRGCTTVFYEGKPVFTPDAGAFWRVASEYKVRALFAAPTAFRAIKKEDPEGALVQQYDLSALDTIFMAGERLDPPTYEWTVEKTGKPVIDHWWQTETGWAIAGNLAGVELLPVKPGSATVPVPGFNVQILNESGEPAGANEQGFVAIKQPLPPSCLPTVWGDIDRFRSGYLEQFPGYYVSGDGGYLDEDGYLFIMGRVDDVINVAGHRLSTGEMEEVVAGHPAVAECAVIGINDSLKGQLPLGLILLKNGVDQDPAELEKELVQMVRKEIGPLACFQRALVVSRLPKTRSGKILRRSLRQIAAGEEYAIPSTIDDPASLPEIEALMAEAGVISVPA; this comes from the coding sequence ATGAGTTACCAACAGGAGTACGCCCGATCTATCGAAGATCCCCAGGGGTTCTGGAAAGAGAAAGCGGACGCGATCAGCTGGTTCAAGGCACCGCAAACCATCCTCTCCAAGGATGAAAATGGGATCGACCGCTGGTTTGCCGATGGCGAGCTCAACACCGCTTACCTGGCGCTTGATTATCATGTCGAAAGCGGCCGCGGCGAGCAAACAGCCCTTATCTATGACTCTCCGGTAACCGGTAGCAAGCGCAAATACAGCTACAACGAGCTCCTTGACGAGGTGTCCCGCACTGCGGGTATGCTGGCTTCGCAGGGGGTTGGGCGCGGGGATCGGGTCGTCATCTATATGCCCATGATTCCCCAGGCGGCGATGGCGATGCTGGCCTGTGCACGTCTCGGTGCCATTCACTCTGTCGTGTTCGGCGGCTTTGCCCCCAATGAGCTGGCGGTAAGGATCGACGATGCCCAGCCCAAGGTGGTGCTCAGTGCCTCTTGCGGAATTGAGGTGAATCGCATCATTGACTACAAGCCGATGCTGGATGAGGCGCTCTCAATCGCCAAACACAAGCCCGTCGCCAGCATAGTGTTCCAGCGTGAGCAGTCACCAGCCGCGCTGGATGGCAGTATCGACCACGACTGGATGACTCTGCTGGCCTCCGCCGAGGCGGTAGGCTGTACTCCGGTGCTGGCCACTGATCCCCTCTATGTTCTCTATACCTCGGGCACTACCGGAAAGCCCAAGGGGGTAGTGCGTGATAACGGCGGCCACGCAGTCGCGATGCACTACAGCATGAAGGCGATCTACAACATGGAGGCCGGGGATGTTTTCTGGGCGGCCTCCGACGTGGGCTGGGTGGTAGGGCACTCCTATATTGTCTACGCTCCCCTGATTCGCGGTTGCACGACCGTCTTTTATGAGGGTAAGCCTGTCTTTACCCCTGACGCCGGTGCCTTCTGGCGGGTCGCCAGCGAGTACAAGGTGCGCGCCCTGTTTGCGGCGCCCACGGCCTTCCGTGCGATCAAGAAGGAGGATCCTGAGGGTGCCCTGGTTCAGCAGTATGACCTCAGTGCACTCGATACCATCTTTATGGCGGGTGAGCGCCTGGATCCGCCCACCTACGAATGGACCGTAGAGAAAACCGGCAAGCCGGTGATCGATCATTGGTGGCAGACGGAAACCGGCTGGGCGATCGCGGGTAACCTGGCGGGGGTAGAGTTGCTGCCGGTCAAACCAGGGTCGGCGACCGTTCCCGTGCCTGGATTTAACGTCCAGATTCTCAATGAGAGTGGTGAGCCGGCGGGTGCCAACGAGCAGGGCTTTGTGGCCATCAAGCAACCCCTGCCCCCGAGCTGCCTGCCGACGGTGTGGGGCGATATCGATCGCTTCCGTAGCGGTTATCTGGAGCAGTTTCCGGGCTATTACGTCTCCGGTGATGGCGGATACCTGGATGAGGATGGCTACCTGTTCATCATGGGGCGGGTGGACGACGTGATCAACGTTGCCGGCCACCGTCTCTCTACCGGTGAGATGGAGGAGGTGGTTGCCGGTCATCCTGCCGTGGCCGAATGTGCAGTCATCGGTATCAATGACTCACTGAAGGGGCAGCTGCCGCTGGGGTTGATCCTCTTGAAAAACGGCGTTGACCAGGATCCGGCCGAGCTGGAAAAAGAGCTGGTGCAGATGGTGCGCAAGGAGATCGGGCCCCTGGCCTGCTTCCAGCGGGCGCTGGTGGTTAGCCGCTTGCCGAAAACGCGGTCCGGCAAGATCCTGCGTCGCAGCCTGCGGCAGATTGCGGCGGGTGAGGAGTACGCGATCCCATCAACCATTGATGACCCGGCCAGCTTGCCAGAGATTGAGGCGCTGATGGCCGAAGCGGGGGTGATCTCGGTTCCGGCCTGA
- a CDS encoding DUF3422 family protein, whose translation MTVDPHFLGEFRLPVHPLREQLYNELHARPFPVVESPALVSHMAILSGEGGGRREVEHIARLCLRYALPQPDLQASALYLDFGDFHLRWERHTEFSAYTFIRPFKGGKAMDEKAIDVAPREWLESIAGEVVTALHGVIEAVQEQEMIDGDALAEELFDGERAIGSYAIGRRAMLCTSFRLHRGGFGRFYIANYSLSPQRAGRLLQRMLEIESYRVMALLSLPLARKISPRLAVLDAEVAKITARLADKGADSAGDRQLLASISALAAEVEQYRSDTSYRFAASKAYSSLVHQRLDYVEEEPIEHLQMISHFFARRFTPAMDTCEAVASRLEELSQRLARAGELLGTQVDLAIEQQNQRLLASMNRRGKLQLRLQETVEGLSVVVISYHLVGLLKYLFDAAKPLGLEVNTPLLLAASVVPVVLGVWWLMRKIRKRLTDKTE comes from the coding sequence ATGACAGTAGACCCCCATTTCCTCGGTGAATTTCGCCTTCCTGTCCACCCCCTGCGCGAGCAGCTGTATAATGAGCTGCATGCACGCCCCTTTCCGGTGGTGGAGTCTCCGGCTCTGGTCAGTCATATGGCCATTCTCTCCGGCGAGGGAGGGGGGCGCCGGGAGGTTGAGCATATCGCCCGCCTTTGCCTGCGCTACGCGCTCCCCCAACCCGACCTGCAGGCCTCTGCACTTTATCTCGATTTTGGCGATTTTCACCTGCGCTGGGAGCGCCACACCGAGTTTTCCGCCTACACCTTTATTCGTCCCTTCAAAGGGGGCAAGGCGATGGATGAGAAGGCCATTGATGTGGCGCCCAGGGAGTGGCTGGAGTCGATAGCGGGTGAGGTCGTCACCGCTTTGCACGGCGTTATTGAGGCAGTGCAAGAGCAGGAGATGATTGACGGTGACGCCTTGGCCGAGGAACTCTTTGATGGCGAACGGGCCATCGGCTCCTATGCCATTGGTCGGCGCGCCATGCTGTGCACCAGCTTCAGGTTGCACCGCGGTGGGTTTGGTCGCTTTTATATTGCCAACTACAGCCTCTCTCCCCAGCGAGCAGGGCGCCTCTTGCAGCGCATGCTTGAGATCGAGAGCTATCGGGTGATGGCGCTGCTGTCGTTGCCCCTGGCGCGCAAAATCAGCCCCCGACTGGCGGTGTTGGACGCCGAGGTGGCCAAGATTACGGCGCGACTGGCAGACAAGGGGGCAGACTCTGCCGGGGACCGTCAACTGCTGGCATCGATCTCGGCTCTGGCCGCAGAGGTAGAGCAGTACCGCTCTGACACCAGCTATCGCTTTGCGGCCTCCAAGGCCTACTCTTCCCTGGTGCACCAGCGGCTGGATTATGTCGAGGAGGAGCCGATCGAGCACCTGCAGATGATCAGCCACTTCTTTGCGCGCCGTTTCACTCCGGCGATGGATACCTGCGAAGCGGTAGCCAGTCGCTTGGAAGAGCTGTCCCAGCGCCTGGCTAGAGCCGGTGAGTTGCTGGGTACTCAGGTCGACCTGGCGATCGAGCAGCAGAATCAGCGTCTGCTGGCCTCCATGAATCGGCGCGGAAAGCTGCAGCTAAGGCTGCAGGAGACCGTAGAGGGTCTCTCGGTAGTAGTAATCAGCTACCATCTTGTGGGGCTGCTTAAATACCTCTTTGATGCGGCCAAACCATTGGGGCTTGAGGTTAACACCCCTCTTTTGCTCGCCGCCAGTGTGGTGCCGGTGGTGCTCGGGGTCTGGTGGTTAATGCGCAAGATTCGCAAGCGGCTCACTGACAAAACGGAATAG
- the fusA gene encoding elongation factor G, whose protein sequence is MAIYSTEQIRNVVLTGHSGAGKTSLTEQLLSHSGTLEVAGAVARGNTVSDFSPQEREFGHSLDPSLCHFQHQGHQIHLLDTPGLPDFSGRSISVLSAADTALLVINATTGVETMSETMMSAAKERNLCRAIIINKIDAPGVNFPALLQQVRAHFGDECMPLNLPTEGGAEVVDCFFTPQSGNTALGEVEAAHDALVDQVVEVDEQLMELYLEQGQSLSPEQLHTPFEKALREGHLIPICFVSAESGAGIEQLLSVLTDLMPSPLEGNPPLFLKGEGKEAKPVTVAPDPQLHTIAHVFKVQVDPYMGRVAMLRVHQGQLTPSSQLFIGDARKPFKVTHLYRIQGGKHSEINRAIPGDLCAIAKVEDIHFDAVLHDSHDEDHHHLQSVNFVSPMYGLAVTPVHRGDEQKLSEALHKLEAEDPSLRVEHRASLNETVILGQGELHLSTVIQRMLQQFNVAVQTSPPSIAYRETITQAAQGHCRHKKQSGGAGQFGEVYLRVEPLPQGSGFEFHSEVVGGAIPGQFIPAVEKGVREVISQGAIAGFPMQDIKVVVYDGKHHSVDSKEIAFVAAGRKAFLDAVEKAGGVILEPVVSLKIRVPEHCIGDVTGDIAAKHGMVMGSTNLPGHKAEISAQAPMRTLSDYPSRVKSMSGGEGSFSMHFSHYDRAESELQRSLVKAHQSRSNP, encoded by the coding sequence ATGGCCATCTATAGCACGGAGCAGATTCGCAACGTCGTACTTACCGGGCACTCAGGCGCGGGCAAAACCAGCCTCACCGAGCAGCTTCTCTCCCACAGTGGCACCCTTGAGGTCGCAGGGGCGGTTGCCCGGGGGAACACGGTCAGCGATTTCAGCCCACAGGAGCGAGAATTCGGCCACTCCCTCGACCCCTCATTGTGCCACTTCCAGCACCAGGGTCATCAAATACACCTGCTTGACACCCCTGGCTTACCCGATTTCTCGGGTCGAAGCATCAGCGTTCTCAGTGCCGCCGATACCGCACTACTGGTGATCAACGCCACCACCGGCGTTGAAACCATGAGCGAAACCATGATGAGTGCGGCCAAAGAGCGCAACCTGTGTCGAGCCATTATCATCAACAAGATCGATGCCCCCGGGGTCAATTTCCCCGCTCTCCTGCAACAGGTCCGCGCCCACTTTGGCGATGAGTGTATGCCCCTGAACCTGCCTACCGAGGGGGGCGCCGAAGTGGTCGACTGCTTCTTCACTCCACAGTCGGGAAACACTGCGCTGGGGGAGGTGGAAGCGGCCCACGACGCACTGGTCGACCAGGTGGTGGAGGTTGATGAGCAACTCATGGAGCTCTACCTCGAGCAGGGTCAATCCCTCAGCCCGGAGCAACTGCACACCCCCTTTGAGAAAGCGTTGCGGGAAGGTCACCTGATCCCCATCTGTTTTGTCTCTGCCGAGAGCGGGGCCGGCATCGAGCAGCTGTTATCGGTCCTCACCGACCTGATGCCCAGCCCACTGGAGGGTAACCCTCCACTGTTCCTAAAGGGGGAAGGAAAGGAGGCGAAGCCGGTAACGGTGGCGCCGGACCCACAGCTGCACACCATCGCCCACGTTTTCAAGGTGCAGGTAGACCCCTACATGGGCAGAGTGGCTATGCTCCGGGTACACCAGGGGCAGCTAACGCCCAGTTCCCAACTTTTTATCGGGGACGCCCGCAAACCCTTCAAGGTGACTCACCTCTACCGAATCCAGGGAGGAAAGCACAGCGAGATCAACCGGGCCATACCCGGTGACCTCTGCGCCATCGCCAAGGTGGAGGATATCCACTTTGATGCCGTTCTCCATGACTCCCACGACGAGGATCACCACCACCTGCAGTCGGTCAATTTTGTTTCCCCCATGTACGGACTGGCCGTCACCCCGGTTCATCGGGGCGATGAGCAGAAGCTTTCTGAGGCGTTGCATAAACTCGAGGCTGAAGACCCCTCCCTCCGGGTTGAACACCGGGCCAGCCTCAATGAAACCGTGATCCTGGGTCAGGGCGAGCTGCACCTGAGTACGGTCATTCAGCGCATGTTGCAACAGTTCAATGTGGCCGTTCAGACCAGTCCACCCAGCATCGCTTACCGAGAAACCATCACCCAAGCCGCCCAGGGCCACTGCCGTCACAAGAAACAGAGCGGCGGGGCCGGCCAGTTCGGGGAGGTCTACCTGCGCGTAGAACCCCTCCCCCAGGGGAGTGGCTTTGAGTTTCACAGCGAGGTGGTGGGAGGTGCCATACCGGGCCAGTTTATCCCCGCCGTTGAAAAGGGGGTTCGGGAGGTGATCTCCCAGGGGGCCATCGCCGGCTTTCCCATGCAGGATATCAAGGTCGTGGTGTACGACGGAAAGCACCACTCCGTAGACTCCAAGGAGATCGCCTTTGTCGCCGCCGGGCGTAAAGCCTTCCTTGACGCTGTTGAAAAAGCGGGGGGCGTCATTCTTGAGCCGGTGGTAAGCCTCAAGATCCGGGTCCCTGAACACTGCATCGGTGACGTCACCGGCGACATTGCCGCCAAGCACGGGATGGTGATGGGCAGCACCAATCTGCCCGGTCACAAGGCGGAGATCAGTGCCCAGGCACCCATGCGCACCCTCTCCGACTACCCCTCCCGGGTCAAGTCGATGAGTGGGGGCGAAGGCAGTTTCAGCATGCATTTCAGCCACTACGACAGAGCCGAGAGCGAGCTGCAACGCTCTCTGGTCAAGGCGCACCAGAGCCGCTCAAACCCATGA
- a CDS encoding substrate-binding periplasmic protein: MPSYRPLLLSLFLLLGPLVSGGLHADSIAVATTTVKPWGYLDNEGAPQGLLSQFIRELEDHSGLPMNNTLEPYPRVIQEIKSGKADIAVLLKSPESDKFAIDLGEVVKTSTIFIALAGTPPIDTLDALIGSRVGHIRGSKYGTEFDDHPSIHRVPVSDVAQGLRMLRQGRIEALASTDYSLFYTLRELHIDPGLLTQLISLKSNSGHLYLSRRSPKQELREPLQQALEQMRSNGVLQRLFAKPYLSDSLSPAEEDTSSLTNTDNPKVSVAR, encoded by the coding sequence ATGCCTTCATATCGACCCCTGCTACTGTCACTGTTTTTGCTGCTGGGACCCCTGGTTTCCGGTGGCTTGCACGCTGATAGCATCGCCGTCGCCACCACCACGGTTAAGCCCTGGGGTTACCTTGACAATGAGGGCGCTCCGCAGGGGCTGTTAAGCCAGTTTATACGCGAGCTTGAGGATCACAGCGGGCTACCCATGAACAACACTCTTGAGCCCTACCCCAGGGTAATCCAGGAGATCAAAAGCGGTAAAGCGGACATTGCCGTGCTGCTCAAAAGTCCAGAGTCGGACAAGTTTGCCATTGACCTGGGCGAGGTCGTTAAAACCTCCACCATTTTTATTGCATTGGCCGGCACCCCCCCTATTGATACTCTCGATGCCTTGATCGGAAGCCGGGTTGGACACATTCGAGGATCGAAATACGGAACAGAATTTGATGATCACCCATCGATTCACCGGGTACCTGTCAGCGATGTCGCCCAGGGGTTGAGGATGTTACGCCAGGGACGTATCGAGGCCCTGGCCTCGACCGATTACTCTCTGTTTTACACGCTCAGGGAGCTCCATATCGATCCAGGGCTTTTAACACAACTGATATCGCTGAAATCGAATTCTGGCCACCTCTATCTCTCCCGCCGCTCTCCTAAGCAGGAACTCCGGGAACCGCTGCAGCAAGCACTCGAGCAGATGAGAAGCAACGGCGTTTTGCAGCGCCTGTTTGCCAAACCTTACCTCTCCGACAGTCTCTCCCCTGCCGAAGAAGACACGAGCAGTTTAACCAACACCGATAACCCCAAGGTGTCGGTGGCTCGATAG
- a CDS encoding GrxA family glutaredoxin, giving the protein MQTVTIFGREGCGFCQRAKQLAEDRQLNFKYIDIHQEGISKADLEKTIGKPVETVPQIFIGREHIGGFTEFNELMRTQA; this is encoded by the coding sequence ATGCAAACCGTTACTATTTTTGGTCGTGAAGGCTGCGGATTCTGCCAACGAGCCAAGCAGCTGGCGGAAGACCGCCAACTTAACTTCAAGTACATCGATATTCATCAGGAGGGGATCAGCAAAGCGGACCTTGAGAAGACCATTGGCAAGCCGGTCGAGACCGTACCGCAGATCTTCATCGGCCGAGAGCACATTGGGGGATTTACCGAATTCAATGAGCTGATGCGCACCCAGGCTTAA